From the genome of Triticum aestivum cultivar Chinese Spring chromosome 3B, IWGSC CS RefSeq v2.1, whole genome shotgun sequence, one region includes:
- the LOC123072878 gene encoding protein H2A.5-like, whose product MARKGGERKKAVTRSVKAGLQFPVGRIGRFLKKGRYAQRVGSGAPVYLAAVLEYLAAEVLELAGNAAKDNKKSRIVPRHLLLAIRNDQELGKLLAGVTIAHGGVLPNINPVLLPKRALEKAEKEAQSPKSPRKKTEKKAPAPAAKKTPKKKTAADKKTTAADAEKEAAAAAAEEEE is encoded by the exons aTGGCCAGGAAGGGCGGAGAGAGGAAGAAGGCGGTGACCCGGTCCGTCAAGGCCGGCCTCCAGTTCCCCGTCGGCCGCATCGGGCGCTTCCTCAAGAAGGGCCGCTACGCGCAGCGCGTCGGCTCCGGCGCCCCCGTCTACCTCGCCGCCGTCCTCGAGTACCTCGCCGCCGAG GTGCTGGAGCTCGCCGGCAACGCCGCCAAGGACAACAAGAAGAGCCGCATCGTGCCGCGCCACCTGCTCCTCGCCATCCGCAACGACCAGGAGCTCGGCAAGCTGCTCGCCGGCGTCACCATCGCGCACGGCGGCGTGCTGCCCAACATCAACCCCGTGCTGCTCCCCAAGAGGGCCCtcgagaaggccgagaaggaggcccaGTCGCCCAAGTCGCCCAGGAAGAAGACCGAGAAGaaggcccccgcccccgccgccaagAAGACCCCCAAGAAGAAGACCGCCGCCGACAAGAagaccaccgccgccgacgccgagaaggaggccgccgccgccgccgccgaggaggagGAGTAG